From one Formosa sediminum genomic stretch:
- a CDS encoding DEAD/DEAH box helicase has product MSFKKILPILKATLEHLEFEHPTPLQKKVLSTVKSGANVFGIGPEGSGKSTALVLSVIQKLKGEAFGDAPRAIVLVKDKAEALALKAKFDVFTKPTDLRVYCIYDEHKIDAQRDEIYVGTDILIATVKRLNKLYFLNSIHLTDVQLICIEDAQFLIRQKTYNDIMRLAESINKSQYAIFADSFDSRLERFEEAFMFDAYKFEV; this is encoded by the coding sequence ATGTCCTTTAAAAAAATACTACCAATTCTTAAAGCTACACTAGAGCATTTAGAGTTTGAACATCCTACACCACTACAAAAAAAAGTGTTGTCTACAGTTAAAAGTGGAGCAAATGTATTTGGAATTGGTCCAGAGGGCAGTGGTAAATCTACAGCTTTAGTATTGAGTGTGATTCAAAAATTAAAAGGCGAAGCTTTTGGAGATGCACCTCGTGCAATTGTATTGGTAAAAGATAAGGCTGAAGCTTTAGCATTAAAGGCTAAGTTTGATGTGTTTACTAAACCTACAGATTTAAGAGTATATTGTATTTACGATGAACATAAAATTGATGCCCAACGCGACGAAATTTATGTGGGTACAGACATTTTAATAGCCACAGTTAAGCGTTTAAATAAATTGTACTTTTTAAATAGCATACATTTAACCGATGTGCAATTAATTTGTATTGAAGATGCTCAATTTTTAATTCGTCAGAAAACTTATAACGATATTATGCGTTTAGCAGAAAGTATTAATAAAAGCCAGTATGCTATTTTTGCAGATAGTTTTGATTCGCGATTAGAACGCTTTGAAGAAGCTTTTATGTTTGATGCTTATAAGTTTGAAGTTTAA
- a CDS encoding PhoX family protein: MNKIIRIFLLSFVLTTTSTLIVSCDVEDGKDGVNGVDGTDGVDGEDGEDLTLEDLIPLTESKTPNLLKLESAFSSINITTVLSSEDRLESTPDFVYGSLADGAGLLAENDGSFTLINNIEGDYSIARIKLNSDLQPIHGDHIVNAFATAFTAQCSGTLITQEEHGFGPLYLSGGEWGGSSKGVFATNPYKSADDADTAIMLPKLGQWSTENAVPIGKDAYPNKTVVFIGDDHSDNSVPSGQLGMYVGSRGNFDDGKLYGLKVTSAGIDFEAQMAEGTEYEAEFVELEETQIDLLDAEAKAKGVMGFSRLEDIDWRRGSAANQREIYFCVTGRYSADLVGKGSLLGRVYKVVLNEEDPTGPAKITCVLDGDIVGGKADGFHSPDNILVTENYAYIQEDPNGYASLNSAISGFAKLYQYNLSTGEIKTVLECDQDYAESIGYGTASSMWEITGMIDVTDVVNNGENTFMVMTQNHGWKAPEGTFFTDPKANSVLEGATATNEGSVLFKITGLER; this comes from the coding sequence ATGAACAAAATTATTAGAATTTTTCTTTTATCATTTGTACTAACAACAACCAGCACATTAATAGTAAGTTGTGATGTTGAAGACGGAAAAGATGGAGTTAATGGCGTAGATGGAACAGATGGTGTAGACGGTGAAGATGGAGAAGATTTAACGCTGGAAGACTTAATCCCTTTAACCGAATCAAAAACTCCAAACTTATTAAAGTTAGAGAGTGCATTTTCATCAATTAATATTACAACTGTCTTATCTTCTGAAGATAGATTAGAAAGCACACCAGATTTTGTGTATGGTTCTCTTGCAGATGGAGCTGGATTATTAGCAGAAAATGATGGTAGCTTTACTTTAATAAACAATATTGAAGGCGATTATTCTATTGCACGCATAAAATTAAACTCAGATTTACAACCTATACATGGTGATCATATTGTGAATGCGTTCGCAACGGCATTTACTGCACAATGTTCAGGAACTTTAATTACTCAGGAAGAACATGGTTTCGGACCGTTATATCTTTCCGGTGGAGAATGGGGAGGTTCGTCTAAAGGTGTATTTGCTACAAATCCTTACAAATCTGCCGATGATGCAGATACAGCAATTATGTTACCTAAGTTAGGACAATGGTCTACAGAAAATGCTGTGCCAATAGGTAAAGATGCGTATCCAAATAAAACAGTTGTTTTTATAGGGGATGATCATTCAGATAATTCTGTGCCTTCGGGGCAATTAGGAATGTATGTTGGAAGCCGTGGGAATTTTGATGATGGAAAATTATACGGATTAAAAGTAACAAGTGCAGGTATCGATTTTGAAGCTCAAATGGCTGAAGGAACAGAATACGAAGCTGAATTTGTTGAATTAGAAGAAACTCAAATCGATTTATTAGATGCTGAAGCTAAAGCTAAAGGTGTTATGGGATTCTCTAGATTAGAAGATATCGACTGGAGAAGAGGTTCTGCTGCTAACCAAAGAGAAATTTACTTTTGTGTAACAGGACGTTACAGTGCAGATTTAGTAGGTAAAGGAAGTTTACTAGGTCGTGTGTATAAAGTAGTCTTAAATGAAGAAGACCCAACAGGTCCTGCTAAAATTACTTGTGTTTTAGATGGAGATATTGTAGGAGGTAAAGCAGATGGTTTCCATTCGCCAGATAACATTTTAGTTACAGAAAACTATGCATACATTCAAGAAGACCCGAACGGTTATGCCTCTTTAAATTCAGCAATTTCTGGTTTTGCAAAATTATATCAATATAACCTATCTACAGGAGAAATTAAAACTGTTTTAGAATGCGACCAAGACTATGCAGAATCTATAGGTTACGGTACAGCATCTTCAATGTGGGAAATTACAGGAATGATTGATGTTACAGATGTTGTAAATAATGGTGAAAACACATTCATGGTAATGACTCAAAACCATGGTTGGAAAGCTCCAGAAGGAACATTTTTTACAGACCCAAAAGCAAATTCGGTTTTAGAAGGTGCAACGGCAACTAACGAAGGTTCTGTTTTATTTAAAATAACAGGACTAGAAAGATAA
- a CDS encoding methylmalonyl-CoA mutase family protein: MKQIDPYKPNYKVRIVTAASLFDGHDASINIMRRIIQATGVEVVHLGHDRSVEEVVNTAIQEDANAICLTSYQGGHNEYFKYMFDLLHEKGAGHIKIFGGGGGVILPSEIKELMDYGITRIYSPDDGRDLGLQGMINDLVKQSDFESPALSLPKGKEISESLKDKDVTTIARLISFAENQHDVFEKLFKQQGENSSLSSGKREVPVLGITGTGGAGKSSLVDELVRRFLIDFPEKTIGLISVDPSKRKTGGALLGDRIRMNAINNSRVYMRSLATRQSNLALSKHVNEAVEVLKAAEYDLIILETSGIGQSDTEIIEHSDLSLYVMTPEFGAATQLEKIDMLDFADLVAINKFDKRGALDAIRDVKKQYMRNHNMWHADPDTMPVFGTIASQFNDPGMNTLYKAVMDGLVEKMEADLKSTFTISKEMSEKIFVIPPSRTRYLSEIAENNRAYDKTAEDQVVVAQKLYGIFKTIESIANKAVAISKIGLDLEDILKDAQTDDVSFIKLLVAQFDKVKLNLDPYNWEVILNWKEKVNTYKNPIYAFKVRDKEIKIETHTESLSHLQIPKVALPKYQAWGDILRWCLQENVPGEFPYTSGLYPFKRTGEDPARMFAGEGGPERTNRRFHYVSAGLPAKRLSTAFDSVTLYGNDPDLRPDIYGKIGNAGVSICCLDDAKKLYSGFNLADVMTSVSMTINGPAPMLLGFFMNAAIDQQCELYIKDNGLESDIEAKIQSIYKEKGVERPRYNGKLPEGNDGLGLMLLGVTGDEVLPADVYLDIKTKTIAQVRGTVQADILKEDQAQNTCIFSTEFALRLMGDVQEYFIDNNVRNFYSVSISGYHIAEAGANPITQLALTLSNGFTYVEYYLSRGMDINKFGPNLSFFFSNGIDPEYSVIGRVARKIWAKAMKLKYGANSRAQMLKYHIQTSGRSLHAQEIDFNDIRTSLQALYAIYDNCNSLHTNAYDEAITTPTEESVRRAMAIQLIINKELGLAKNENPIQGAFIIEELTDLVEEAVLLEFDRITERGGVLGAMETMYQRSKIQEESLYYETLKHNGDFPIIGVNTFLSSKGSPTVIPKEVIRATEEEKQFQIKTLENLHKRYDTKDLLKDLQHKAVQNENIFEALMDVCKVCSLGEITEALFEVGGQYRRNM; encoded by the coding sequence ATGAAGCAAATAGATCCTTACAAACCAAATTATAAAGTTAGAATAGTTACTGCTGCATCACTTTTTGATGGGCATGATGCATCTATTAATATTATGAGACGTATCATACAAGCCACAGGTGTAGAGGTTGTACATCTTGGGCACGATCGTAGTGTCGAGGAAGTTGTGAATACAGCGATTCAAGAAGATGCCAATGCCATTTGTTTAACCTCTTACCAAGGTGGGCATAACGAATATTTTAAATATATGTTCGATCTATTGCATGAAAAAGGTGCAGGGCATATTAAAATCTTCGGTGGTGGAGGTGGCGTTATTTTACCTTCGGAAATTAAAGAACTTATGGATTATGGTATTACCAGAATTTATTCTCCTGACGACGGACGTGATCTTGGTTTACAAGGCATGATTAACGATTTAGTGAAGCAATCTGATTTTGAGAGTCCAGCCTTAAGTCTTCCCAAGGGGAAAGAAATCTCAGAATCGTTAAAAGATAAAGATGTAACAACCATTGCGAGGTTAATTTCTTTTGCAGAGAATCAGCATGACGTTTTTGAGAAATTATTCAAACAACAGGGTGAGAATTCTTCACTCTCAAGTGGAAAAAGAGAAGTTCCAGTTTTAGGAATTACAGGAACAGGAGGTGCAGGTAAGTCGTCTTTAGTCGATGAGTTGGTCCGTCGTTTCCTTATAGATTTTCCAGAGAAAACCATCGGGTTAATTTCTGTAGATCCTTCAAAACGTAAAACAGGAGGTGCCCTCTTAGGTGACAGAATCCGAATGAATGCCATAAACAATTCTCGTGTATATATGCGTAGTTTGGCTACACGCCAGTCTAACTTAGCGTTGTCTAAACATGTAAATGAAGCGGTTGAAGTATTAAAAGCCGCAGAGTATGATTTGATTATTTTAGAAACTTCCGGAATTGGGCAGTCGGATACCGAAATTATAGAACACAGCGACTTGTCGTTATACGTCATGACTCCTGAATTTGGAGCAGCAACACAGCTGGAAAAAATCGATATGTTAGATTTTGCCGATTTAGTGGCAATTAATAAATTCGATAAGCGCGGGGCGTTAGATGCTATTCGCGATGTGAAAAAACAATATATGCGTAACCATAACATGTGGCACGCAGATCCAGATACTATGCCCGTTTTTGGAACTATTGCTTCGCAGTTTAACGATCCAGGAATGAACACACTTTATAAAGCTGTGATGGATGGTTTGGTTGAAAAAATGGAAGCAGATTTAAAATCAACCTTTACGATTTCAAAAGAAATGAGTGAAAAGATTTTTGTCATTCCACCTTCAAGAACACGTTACCTATCTGAAATTGCCGAAAATAATCGGGCTTACGATAAAACTGCCGAAGATCAAGTTGTCGTAGCTCAGAAACTATACGGAATTTTTAAAACCATAGAGTCTATTGCAAATAAAGCTGTTGCGATTTCTAAAATAGGATTAGATTTAGAAGATATTTTAAAAGATGCTCAGACTGATGATGTTTCATTCATTAAATTACTTGTTGCGCAATTCGATAAAGTAAAACTTAACCTTGATCCGTATAACTGGGAAGTCATTTTAAATTGGAAGGAAAAAGTCAATACATACAAAAATCCGATTTACGCTTTTAAAGTCAGAGATAAGGAAATAAAAATAGAAACACATACTGAATCACTTTCGCATTTACAAATCCCAAAAGTCGCTTTGCCAAAGTATCAAGCTTGGGGAGATATTTTACGTTGGTGTTTGCAAGAAAATGTACCAGGTGAATTTCCATATACATCAGGGCTGTATCCGTTTAAACGTACCGGGGAAGATCCAGCACGTATGTTTGCAGGAGAAGGAGGACCAGAACGCACCAACCGTCGTTTTCATTATGTAAGTGCAGGGTTACCAGCAAAACGATTGTCTACAGCGTTCGATAGTGTAACGTTATATGGTAACGATCCTGATTTACGTCCAGATATTTATGGGAAAATAGGTAATGCCGGAGTAAGTATTTGTTGTTTAGACGATGCTAAAAAACTGTATTCTGGTTTTAATTTAGCCGATGTCATGACATCTGTAAGTATGACTATTAACGGTCCAGCACCGATGTTACTAGGCTTTTTTATGAATGCCGCCATCGACCAGCAATGTGAGTTATATATAAAGGACAATGGATTAGAATCAGACATTGAAGCAAAAATTCAATCTATTTATAAAGAAAAAGGAGTAGAACGTCCGAGATATAATGGGAAACTTCCTGAAGGAAACGACGGATTAGGGTTAATGCTTTTGGGGGTAACAGGAGACGAAGTATTACCTGCCGATGTCTATTTAGACATTAAAACCAAAACCATTGCGCAAGTTCGTGGTACGGTGCAAGCCGATATTTTAAAAGAAGACCAAGCGCAAAACACCTGTATCTTTTCTACAGAATTTGCATTGCGTTTAATGGGAGATGTACAAGAATATTTTATTGATAATAATGTGCGTAATTTTTATTCGGTGTCTATTTCTGGATATCATATAGCCGAAGCAGGAGCTAATCCCATCACGCAACTAGCTTTAACATTGTCTAACGGATTTACCTATGTAGAATATTATTTAAGCCGTGGGATGGATATTAATAAATTCGGACCAAACCTATCATTCTTTTTCTCTAATGGTATCGACCCAGAATATTCGGTTATCGGACGTGTAGCACGTAAAATTTGGGCCAAAGCCATGAAATTAAAATATGGTGCTAATTCAAGAGCACAAATGCTTAAATATCATATTCAGACGTCTGGACGGAGTTTACATGCTCAGGAAATCGATTTTAACGACATTCGTACCAGCCTTCAAGCGCTGTATGCCATTTACGATAATTGTAATTCCTTACACACTAATGCTTACGATGAAGCGATTACCACACCAACCGAAGAATCGGTGCGTCGTGCAATGGCCATTCAGTTAATTATTAATAAAGAATTAGGATTAGCTAAAAATGAAAATCCAATTCAAGGGGCTTTCATTATTGAAGAGTTAACCGATTTGGTTGAAGAAGCTGTACTTTTAGAATTCGACAGAATTACAGAACGTGGTGGCGTTTTAGGCGCTATGGAAACCATGTATCAGCGTAGTAAAATACAAGAAGAAAGTTTGTATTACGAAACCTTGAAGCACAATGGCGATTTTCCAATTATTGGAGTAAATACCTTCTTAAGTTCTAAAGGGTCGCCAACGGTAATTCCTAAAGAAGTGATTCGTGCGACGGAAGAAGAGAAACAATTTCAGATTAAAACTTTAGAAAATCTACATAAAAGATACGACACTAAAGATTTACTAAAAGACCTTCAGCATAAAGCCGTTCAAAACGAAAATATTTTTGAAGCCTTAATGGATGTGTGTAAAGTATGTTCTTTAGGAGAAATTACAGAAGCATTATTTGAAGTGGGCGGACAATACCGAAGAAATATGTAG
- a CDS encoding cytochrome-c peroxidase, which produces MNNILFMKAKTYTIGICLLLFMQMGCKKQPETVNQQLTTNEHILNFFTSEIEQSVLALDSITTLNSTSDKIEAYKSARHHFKALEPILAFVDQNNYKSLNAPNILQVLEEDATDIKIRTPFGFQVIEELLHEEPLDTLTLNQVVNMTSSRLKLIQGNTAITLKDYHIIWLLRNQVVRIATTGITGFDSPVLGQSLTESQYTYKTLLNLVALFKDEFSSGTIYNDLKASFEEAIVALNHDFESFDRFNFIKNYTDNQLKLLVQTQDDWNVIFPFEMALTNRAESLFGVNTLNVSYFTDYKSDTLKLKEKAEFGKQLFNDKLLSKNKTMACASCHVSDLAFTDGKKTFDNRQIRNSPTLTYAAYQQSFFMDGRAGSLEGQVVGVAENHDEFNLPMDSLVNRVMHNAEYKTLITTLYNNDRVEYNIRHAIASYVRTLNNFDSKFDKNINGLENSLTQEEKDGFNLFMGKAVCATCHFPPLFNGTVPPNYTDTELELLGVPENNDTINAVVSKDLGRYNFYKTKERKHFFKTPTVRNIEKTAPYMHNGVYNTLEEVVDFYNRGGGKGIGIQEEYQTLPFDALDLSEAEQASLVAFMKTLTDVEFNTSNE; this is translated from the coding sequence ATGAATAACATATTATTTATGAAAGCTAAGACATATACTATAGGTATATGTCTTTTGCTTTTCATGCAAATGGGGTGTAAAAAACAGCCTGAAACTGTAAATCAGCAGTTAACGACTAACGAGCATATTTTAAATTTTTTCACATCAGAAATTGAGCAAAGTGTTCTTGCTTTAGATTCTATTACAACTTTAAATTCTACATCAGATAAAATTGAAGCTTACAAAAGTGCAAGACATCACTTTAAAGCTTTAGAACCTATTTTGGCATTTGTAGACCAAAACAATTATAAGTCATTAAATGCACCAAATATCTTGCAAGTTCTAGAGGAAGATGCTACAGATATTAAAATTAGAACACCTTTCGGATTTCAAGTTATCGAAGAGTTGCTTCATGAAGAACCTTTAGATACTTTGACATTAAACCAGGTGGTTAATATGACTAGTAGTCGACTAAAATTAATCCAAGGAAATACGGCAATCACACTAAAGGATTATCACATTATTTGGTTATTGAGAAACCAAGTGGTTCGGATTGCAACCACAGGAATAACAGGTTTCGATTCGCCTGTATTGGGGCAATCCTTAACAGAAAGTCAGTATACCTATAAAACCTTACTTAATTTAGTAGCCCTATTTAAGGATGAATTTTCTTCAGGAACCATTTATAACGACTTAAAGGCGTCGTTTGAAGAGGCAATAGTGGCTCTAAATCACGATTTTGAAAGTTTTGACCGCTTCAATTTTATTAAAAATTATACAGATAATCAATTAAAATTATTAGTGCAAACTCAAGATGATTGGAACGTTATATTTCCTTTTGAAATGGCTTTAACCAATAGAGCCGAGTCTCTGTTCGGTGTAAATACATTAAACGTTTCATATTTTACAGATTATAAAAGTGATACCTTAAAGCTTAAAGAAAAGGCAGAATTTGGGAAGCAGTTATTTAACGATAAACTATTGTCTAAAAATAAGACGATGGCGTGTGCTAGTTGTCATGTTTCAGATTTAGCATTTACTGATGGAAAAAAAACTTTTGATAATAGACAAATACGAAACTCCCCAACCTTAACATATGCGGCGTATCAGCAATCTTTTTTTATGGATGGGCGAGCAGGTAGTTTAGAAGGGCAAGTTGTAGGCGTTGCCGAAAATCATGATGAATTTAATTTACCTATGGATTCTTTAGTGAATCGGGTTATGCATAATGCAGAGTATAAAACTTTAATAACCACTTTGTATAATAACGACAGAGTCGAGTATAATATAAGACACGCCATAGCATCTTACGTCCGTACATTAAATAATTTCGATTCTAAATTCGATAAAAACATTAATGGGTTAGAAAATTCTTTGACTCAAGAAGAAAAAGATGGCTTTAATCTCTTTATGGGTAAAGCTGTATGTGCAACTTGTCATTTTCCGCCTTTATTTAATGGGACTGTACCTCCTAACTACACAGATACTGAATTAGAGTTATTAGGGGTTCCTGAAAATAATGATACCATTAATGCTGTTGTAAGTAAAGACTTAGGGCGTTATAATTTCTATAAAACTAAAGAACGGAAACACTTTTTTAAAACACCCACAGTTCGTAACATAGAAAAAACGGCGCCTTATATGCATAATGGCGTGTATAATACATTAGAAGAAGTGGTCGATTTTTATAACCGTGGAGGCGGAAAAGGTATTGGGATCCAGGAAGAATATCAAACCTTACCTTTTGATGCTTTAGATTTATCTGAAGCAGAGCAGGCGAGTTTAGTTGCTTTTATGAAAACACTAACCGATGTTGAATTTAATACTAGTAATGAATAA
- a CDS encoding Lacal_2735 family protein, which translates to MNRYETIKKNQQRLFKRYKQLIEQAYNFRQTDSEISDISDFQAIKILNKLNRLKYLQRGEQHIPLQ; encoded by the coding sequence ATGAATAGATATGAAACCATTAAAAAAAATCAGCAGCGCCTTTTTAAACGCTATAAGCAACTTATTGAGCAAGCCTATAATTTTAGACAAACCGATTCTGAAATAAGCGATATATCTGATTTTCAAGCCATTAAAATCCTTAATAAACTTAATCGCTTAAAATATTTACAACGCGGAGAACAACATATACCTCTTCAATAA
- a CDS encoding Lacal_2735 family protein produces MKNQFSKVGQVKPNIKKFLKLDELQNLYKSFIEEAYNVMQTDSSLSDYLYFEAFKLKKQMIRVEADNSKLRSSL; encoded by the coding sequence ATGAAAAATCAATTTAGTAAAGTAGGACAAGTCAAACCAAATATTAAAAAATTCTTAAAACTAGATGAATTACAGAATTTATATAAATCTTTTATAGAAGAAGCGTACAATGTGATGCAAACAGATTCTAGTTTAAGCGATTATTTATATTTTGAAGCTTTTAAATTAAAAAAGCAAATGATTCGTGTTGAAGCTGACAACTCTAAACTCCGCTCAAGTCTTTAA
- a CDS encoding ABC transporter substrate-binding protein, whose protein sequence is MAIVKDQLQRNIELNTVPKRIVSLVPSQTELLCDLGLEDAIVGITKFCVHPNHLLATKIKVGGTKQVHYEKIKALQPDIILCNKEENAQDMIQTLEGIAPVHISDIYTIEDSLELIRMYGVIFNISGTAQNLIEAIKKSKTEFEDFIRIKPLKTVAYFIWKSPWMVAANNTFINYMLALNRLDNVFANQSRYPEIDVNTIKISPDLVFLSSEPYPFNQNHINTVQTYLPNSKIVLVDGEMFSWYGSRLIKAFVYFKDLSGV, encoded by the coding sequence GTGGCTATAGTTAAAGATCAATTACAGCGGAATATTGAACTTAATACAGTTCCTAAACGTATAGTATCTTTAGTGCCTAGTCAAACAGAGTTGTTGTGTGATTTAGGTTTAGAAGACGCTATTGTTGGCATTACTAAATTTTGTGTGCATCCTAATCATTTATTAGCGACTAAAATTAAAGTTGGTGGCACCAAGCAAGTACATTATGAAAAGATAAAAGCCTTACAGCCGGATATTATATTGTGTAATAAAGAGGAAAATGCTCAAGATATGATACAAACGCTAGAGGGTATAGCTCCTGTACATATTTCTGATATCTATACTATAGAGGATAGTTTAGAGCTTATACGCATGTATGGCGTAATATTTAATATATCAGGGACAGCACAAAACTTAATTGAAGCCATAAAAAAAAGTAAGACTGAATTTGAAGATTTTATAAGGATAAAACCATTAAAAACTGTAGCTTACTTTATTTGGAAATCACCATGGATGGTGGCTGCAAACAATACATTTATAAATTATATGCTTGCATTAAATAGACTCGATAATGTATTTGCAAATCAATCGCGGTATCCAGAAATTGATGTAAATACTATTAAAATATCTCCCGATTTAGTTTTTTTATCTAGCGAACCTTATCCTTTTAATCAAAATCATATAAATACAGTACAAACATATTTACCGAATTCTAAAATTGTATTAGTAGACGGTGAAATGTTTTCTTGGTACGGATCAAGATTAATTAAAGCATTCGTCTATTTTAAAGACTTGAGCGGAGTTTAG
- a CDS encoding DUF4197 domain-containing protein, with amino-acid sequence MKHIIIAACLLLSLGTSAQTLSELANSVKNSITKSSSDNSSNSSSTSTSALSTLLSDTDIASGLKEALNLGIEEQVEKLTQTDGFYKNELVKIVMPSELQKVDTALRSIGLGDLADEGIKALNRAAEDAVKEATPIFVDAVKDITFDDAKTILLGEDNAATTYLTSKTQTALYDKFNPVINESFSKVGADKIWNTLISKYNSMPFVSQVNPDLTDYVTTEALEGVYTMIAVEEKEIRNSTAARSTDLLQSVFKLQD; translated from the coding sequence ATGAAACACATTATTATTGCAGCCTGTCTTTTATTATCTCTAGGAACATCTGCTCAAACCCTAAGCGAATTAGCAAATTCTGTAAAAAACTCAATTACTAAGAGTAGTTCTGATAATAGTTCAAATAGTTCCTCGACCTCTACATCTGCTCTTTCTACTTTATTATCTGATACAGATATAGCTTCAGGATTAAAAGAAGCTTTAAATTTAGGTATTGAAGAACAAGTAGAAAAACTAACACAAACAGATGGGTTTTATAAAAACGAACTAGTAAAGATTGTAATGCCTAGTGAATTACAAAAGGTAGATACCGCTTTACGTAGTATAGGTTTAGGAGATTTAGCAGACGAAGGTATAAAAGCATTAAATCGTGCTGCAGAAGATGCCGTAAAAGAAGCTACTCCTATTTTTGTTGATGCTGTAAAAGACATCACTTTTGATGATGCTAAAACTATTTTATTAGGTGAAGATAATGCTGCTACAACATATTTAACATCTAAAACACAAACAGCACTTTACGATAAATTTAATCCTGTAATTAATGAATCGTTTAGTAAAGTAGGTGCCGATAAAATTTGGAATACATTAATTTCTAAATACAATAGTATGCCTTTTGTTTCTCAAGTAAATCCAGATTTAACAGATTATGTTACCACTGAAGCTTTAGAAGGTGTATACACTATGATTGCTGTTGAAGAAAAAGAAATACGTAATTCTACTGCAGCACGATCTACAGACTTATTACAATCTGTTTTTAAATTACAAGATTAA
- the purU gene encoding formyltetrahydrofolate deformylase encodes MNKITLLMHCQDQSGIIAAVSNFIAEHGGNIVYIDQHVDREQNIFFMRLESEFVTDTLDLDYLKNTFKTTLVKQFAMKWRIYTSEIQPKMAIFVSKYDHCLYDILGRYKSGELHVEIPFILSNHLDLKPIAESFGVPFYHVPVTKDTKPEAEAKQLELLKKHKIDFIVLARYMQIISPKLINEYPNKIINIHHSFLPAFVGAKPYHSAYKRGVKIIGATSHYVTEDLDAGPIIEQDVARVSHTQAIDDLIAKGRDLEKIVLATAIKHHINRKVMVFNNKTLIFY; translated from the coding sequence ATGAATAAAATCACACTTTTAATGCACTGCCAAGACCAGTCTGGTATTATAGCAGCTGTATCTAATTTTATCGCCGAACATGGCGGAAATATAGTATATATAGATCAACACGTAGATCGTGAACAAAATATTTTTTTTATGCGCTTAGAGAGTGAGTTTGTAACAGACACTCTTGATTTAGACTATTTAAAAAACACCTTTAAAACCACTTTAGTTAAGCAATTTGCTATGAAGTGGCGTATTTACACCTCTGAAATCCAACCTAAAATGGCCATTTTTGTATCTAAATACGATCATTGTTTATACGACATTTTAGGACGCTACAAATCTGGCGAATTACATGTAGAAATTCCATTTATATTAAGTAATCATTTAGATTTAAAACCCATAGCAGAAAGTTTTGGAGTCCCTTTTTACCATGTCCCTGTAACTAAAGACACTAAACCAGAAGCAGAAGCCAAGCAATTAGAATTATTAAAAAAACATAAAATTGATTTTATAGTTCTTGCACGTTACATGCAAATAATTTCACCAAAATTAATAAATGAATATCCCAACAAGATCATTAATATTCACCACTCATTTTTACCTGCTTTTGTAGGTGCCAAACCTTACCATTCTGCTTATAAACGTGGTGTGAAAATTATTGGAGCAACGAGCCATTACGTCACCGAAGATTTAGATGCAGGACCAATTATAGAACAAGATGTTGCGCGTGTATCTCATACACAAGCTATAGATGATTTAATTGCAAAAGGACGGGATTTAGAAAAAATTGTATTGGCAACAGCTATTAAACATCATATTAATAGAAAAGTGATGGTATTTAATAATAAGACGCTTATTTTCTATTAA